GTTCCTTGCGCTCGCGACGGTGCCGGGCTCCTATGTCCTCCAGGCTGACATCCTCCAAACGGGATTCCAGCTCTGCAACGCCCTCATCATCGCCAgacattttgatttatttaaaaaataataataaacttaatCCTGACAAAAAATCGTTGGCAGGTCTAGGAAGAGTGACCAGGCTGCGATCGTTATTAAATACCAAAAGCTGAGTGTCACATCGTGACCgttataaaatacttttagtATATTAGCTGCTTGGAAATATAccgaatttgaatttgaaaattctAATATGtaatgaataatttatgaaacaaACTTAATTATTCACTATATacctgttaaatatttaaccaaTTATTAAATGTAAGCAGGGAGGGTATATCtcaacttattttttatttcacttacaATTCATTTGTACTTTGCAATGAACTACACAAAGTGAATATTCCcacacataaaataaaattttgaaatgtttttcaaaGCGAATATTATTTTGCAACATGgtgaattttttatttatgctaaACATAAAACGTCCTATAGTGAGAAACTAAATACAGGCGACGCCAGTGGCGAGAAATCGGCTCAACCAATTCCTACTTTGGATATTTCTAAATCTTAACTAGAGTTGACgtaataaaatccaattattTTAGTATGTACAAGCAAATGTTTTGACTGGAATCGGCATTTACAAAAATGAGTAAAACCAAAATGGGTTGCAACAATTTGATGTTAGTTTGAACCTTATGCTTTATACAATTCACACGAGTGTTGACTTTAAAAAACTGGCAAGCAATCCAGATGACACGTTTCTTAAAACTCTATAACACATTCTTAATTGTAAATCAGAAATCGTATTATTTACATTGGCCAACGGCGACGACTCTTAATTTACTTCATTTACACACTTAAAAGCGAGAAGAACCTAAGCCAGGTGATAACTTGTCACCTCGGAGGCCTCCTAGCCACTAACATCCAAAGTGATATCTACTCAGCCACTAGCCGAAAACTACGCAAGTGTCTCGTCTCATCTCCTTTCGTCCAAATAGATACATGTATGTATCCATCGTTTAGTGTGATTTTGCCCATGTTCAGTCGAACGTACATGCACAGAAGGAAGCACTGGCTAGCTAGGAATTGCCAAAGAGCAGGCTCTGCCCCTCATTCGCCCTTTCGATCCATCCTAGAGGCTCTTGGTGATGTTCTGGAAGAGGCGACGGCCCCACCACGACTCCAGGTCGAAGGGCTTGAAGTCCTGCAGCGCTGGACTCGGCGGCTCCACCCAGACAGTGGCTGTCGAGGCTGCGGGCACCGGGCTGTTGGCCATTATGCTCTCCACGGGACTGGcggcgctgttgttgttggcatcCGCCACCGGCTTCTCCACAGGCTTGGCGGTTGAGCTGGAGTCGTAGGGGTTCTGCGCCACCAGCATGTTCCAGGCTGTCAACAAGTAATTGATTATTACTTACAACTTAATACATATTTGCTAAcgtatttatacaaatttacaagGTAAAATTGTCAGACTTACAGTCATTTATGTAACGTATTATTTCCTCATGCTGCGGCGTTATCACCTCATCCTCGATCAGTTTGGTAGGCGTTATCCGCTTGGAGGCGAAACTCTGTTGAAACACCGGACGCGGTATGCTGTTTTTGAAAATTGAGGAAAGAtgcattaaattttaataacaatgCTTTTGAATTTCCATGTGCAGGCACTTATGCAAGCCACACGAATCTCCTCAAACATGTGGACTAcgaaaataaatcacttgGGGAATAGGGAAAAAGGGGGGGTAACTTGAGTTCGACAACTTGCTACTCAGTTTGAGGAacgcaaaatgcattttaattcgAGAAAGGCGCGACTGCGCTGCATTTTACCGAACCAAAGCGATTACAATAATCGCTTTATGTTGGctcttaaatattaaaagtataaattaaaaacatatttttataagttaTGGAATACTGCTATTTATAAGAGCAACGAGTACTGATAAGCTATCTACAGTGGCAGATAGGGAACagtgcccatcgattgactGACAAGGATTCGTGGTTTATTAATTTAGATAAGGGAACTTCAGTGAAGGGTTAAGTAATGAATATTTAGAGTGTGATCTGTATATCTATTAAGTGCCTTGAAGATCCTGTTCCAATGCAACGGCCATCGGAAGTTCTAGAAGAGTCGCATCCATAAGATACTTTTAACAGTCAGCGCAATACTGCTGATATAAGAGGCACAAAGATAAACACGAACAAGATATACACTGTTAAGCTTTTTATGGGCACTCTAGATGGTACAAAAGGTGGAAAATTAtattgaatttgaaatgaatgATTTAAGCTAGACTTTTGGAGTAACTTCACACCCTTGCaggaaaattaacaaattaatcaGGCTTTTTTGGCACAGCCTTTGTGGGGTATGGCCGAGAAGTTACGTTGGAGCCGTGACATAACGGGCGTGGAAAAGTCAATGCCTCCggggcatttaaattaaaatggagCCGATAACCGACGCCTGACCCACGTGTTTCCAATGGGTCTCCTAGGGAGAATAAGACTGTTTGCTCGGGAGCAATTAGCATTACTGTGCTAGGTCGCCGCGGATTCTTACGACAAAATGTCAGTGCGATAAGACGAGGGTCTTGAACTCATTCCACCCATTTCACCCATTCCACGATTTCCCCCGccacttttcccgctttccacATTTCACCATGTGCCGACCGTTTGCATAAGCACCCAAGATTTTTCGGTTTGGGCATGGGATTCTTACTTTTTGTGCTCCTCGGGACTGTTCAGGTCGAAACTGGCGTTCCTCCGGCCGCTCTCCTTGATGCTTTcgaatttttcaaaattttgtGCCAGGCCTGCGGATGGAAAACATGCGATGGAAAGCTATAAAATACGCATTTACAGTGGAAAAcgccggcaaaacaaaaagttaacAGCGCCGCAGATTTTCGTCTCTTCTCTTAAATTATGCTCTCTTAAGTCATTTGTATTCGCATTTGTTGAGTATGTTTTTGTGACATAACAGCTGTTCTCTTGAAAGGGTCTATTGTGGCATTATTAACCATTATTATCATCAATATTTTGGACTCACCGCGACGCGTTTTAGCAACGATTTTGCTGGGTCCCTTGTTGATTGTGTACATGTTGGTTGGTGGGGAGATGTAGAATACCA
This genomic interval from Drosophila teissieri strain GT53w chromosome 3L, Prin_Dtei_1.1, whole genome shotgun sequence contains the following:
- the LOC122616873 gene encoding uncharacterized protein LOC122616873, with protein sequence MYTINKGPSKIVAKTRRGLAQNFEKFESIKESGRRNASFDLNSPEEHKNIPRPVFQQSFASKRITPTKLIEDEVITPQHEEIIRYINDSWNMLVAQNPYDSSSTAKPVEKPVADANNNSAASPVESIMANSPVPAASTATVWVEPPSPALQDFKPFDLESWWGRRLFQNITKSL